The genomic DNA CAAAGATGCAGAACTGTCTTTCTTGTTGGCCGGTGGACTAGCATTGGACAACCCCTACCCAAACCCCGCACCAGAATGGCTCACGGATAAATGTTGGTCGGAAATAGTGCGTGCCGGATCGTTACCCTCTCTCAAAGAACTTCCACAATCGTTTATGCGCAACATCGAACAATGGAAAGCTTTCAACGATCAAAATGATCCCGATGCACAACCACTTCCAGAACCATTCGATAGGCACGAAAACATTGTCAAACTGATCGTGTTGAAGTGTCTTCGGCCCGATAAAGTAGTGCCTGGATTACAGCGCTTTATCGTACAAAATATTGGCAAAACGTACGTCGAACCGCCACAGTTCAATTTGGAAACATCGTACCGGGATAGTTCTCCCAGAATCCCTCTAATATTTATGCTATCACCCGGTTCGGATCCGATGGACAACATCTTTACGTTCGCCAACGCTCACTACATGAGTGACGACTGCCGGGTGATCTCACTTGGACAAGGTCAGGGTCCAAAGGCCACCAGAACTATTCTCGACGCAATCAAGCTAGGCTATTGGGTCGTGCTGCAGAATTGCCATGTAGCGGAGTCGTACATGGACGAGCTGGAGAAGATTTGCATGGACTCGAGCCTTTACGAATCGGTGCATCCAAAGTATAGGCTATGGTGCACGTCATATCCTAGCCGCCGTTTTCCGGTGTCCATCCTGCAAAATAGCGTGAAAATGACAAACGAAGCTCCGAAAGGTGTGAAAAATAATATGACACGCATCTTCACCACGGAACCACTGTCTAACAATACGTTCTACTCGGATGCGTTCGATGGAGATCTCGGCAAGGTATGGCTGCGTGGTGTCTTTTCGTTGGTATTCTTCCATGCTGTTGTACAGGAACGTTGCAAGTTCGGTCCACTGGGTTGGAACATCCCGTACGAGTTCAACGAGTCGGATCTTAAGTAAGGAGTTGCGTCGCCCATTACATTCAAGCCCATTACTAACCTCAACCTTTATTCTACAGAATTTCTCTGATGCAGTTAAAGATGTTCCTTAATCAGTACCACAAGATCCCGTTCGAGGGGCACATTTATCTTACGGGCGAGTGTAACTATGGAGGGCGTGTAACAGACGACAAGGATCGACGCTTGTTGATGGCTCTTTTGAATCGGATCTACAACCAAGACACCATCGACATCGATAACTTCCAGCTGACAGAGTCGGGACGCTACAAAGTACCGGAACTGCCGACTGCAAAAGAAGCACTAGCCTACATCTCCACACTGCCAATGATCGCTCATCCAGAGGTGTTTGGATTGCATGAAAACGCTGACATCACACGCAACATTGATGAAACATCGTCGGTATGTACGAACCACCGATTAAAACCCCGAACGAACAATTGCAATACCCTTTCATCTCGTTTTAGCTTCTTGATCGAGTTCTGCTCACCCAAACACACCTTTTCGCTGGAACAGCTTCATCCGATACGGAACAAAAAGAGGACCCGGTCCTGCTGCTCTGTACCGAAATTGCCAAAAAGCTCCCCAACCTCTACGATGTGGATGCCGTCGCCGAACTGTACCCGATCGAGTACGAAAACTCTATGAATACCGTGCTGCGCCAAGAGCTAACGCGCTTCAATCGATTGCTAGAGTACATTAGGCTCAGTTTGGTCGACGTGCAGCGTGCAATTAAGGGTCAGATTAGCATGATACCGGAGCTGGAGAACATCTATCGCGCGATGAAGATCTCGCGTGTACCAAAGGCCTGGCTATCGAAGAGCTATCCTTCGCTAAAGCCGCTCGGTAGCTACGTGAACGATTTCGTTCAACGGCTGGCATTCTTCCAGCGTTGGATCGACGAAGGAGAACCGAATGTGTACTGGATGAGTGGGTTCTACTTTACTCAGTCTTTCCTCACCGGTATTATGCAGAACCACTCGCGCAAATTTAAGCTACGCATCGACGAGCTGGTTATGGATTTTGATGTGACCAGCTTTGAATCGGACGAAGCCGTGAAAGATTCCTCGGAAGTGGCTACATTTGTTAAGGTATATAACTCCCAAGTTACAGTAACGAAAATTTGTAGTAATCAAGTAGAAGTCATTGTTGGATACTATATGAAGAATAAGACATATTTtaagcaacattttttatcgacATAAACTATTGCATTTAACACGCTCGCATTACACAAGGACAAACGACGCATCAACGTAGACTACGTAATGTTCGACGTAAGTACAATGGATCGATTAGGCCTGTCAAGTTTCTTTTAAAACCTCTAAATATATCCACTAACTAAACCGTGACTAACCTTATTCGTAAAACTTTATCCACAGGGTCTTTACCTGGAGGGTGCACGCTGGAATCGGGAAAGCATGCGGCTAGACGAGCCCCTGTCACGCATCCTCTACGACACACTGCCCATCATCTCGATGTCTCCAACACTGAAGACGGAAAAGAGTGGCCCAGAGCTACGACTTCGCTACGACTGTCCCATCTACAAGACTAGTGAGCGACGTGGTGTGCTTTCTACCACCGGCCACTCAACAAACTTCGTCATGTTCCTCGAGCTAGACACTGTTATGCCCCAGGAGCATTGGGTTCTTCGTGGAACCGCATGTCTCTGTCAACTGGATGACTGAAGACGACGAAACCAATACTAACTAGTGTGCTTTTAATCATCTTTATCATTCAttcagcagtttttttttgtggcataTATACAACAACCTAACCTAAAAAATAAATCTGTAGTCGTTTGATCGAGCTCTTGTGGCTACACTTCGCTTATCTTATCACAACCGCCGTTACCTGGGAAGGGTACTCCGTACGTCCGTTAAACGGCGTAACAGGTACCCTAAGCGAGAACGCATCGTACCCACGGATGGGTTAGAGAGGTTTGTTATCTTATCTCCTGTAACGCTATCCGCCGTGCGTTTGCCAATCGCACACTGATTACAGAACATCGTTAGGGTGTACCCCGTTTCGTTGGAACAGGTCTTATTGTGCTCCAACGCTTCAACGAGGATTGAATCCATTAACAAACCTAAACCAAAACAGTTTGTGCTAAAGAAAGCATTTAGTTGCAGCAGTGTACAAAAAGTTATTTGCGCATATAAACAGTAGTTGCCCTAACGTAGTTTGAGGAACAAAATGCATCTCATTAAGAACAAAGCAGTGTACTTCACGCTCATGCTCGGTAATTATGAAAcgcgagttaaaacttttctttctgaatagatagaaagagtcttttacagttcggtgtcttgaaattaactattttattgaattcagccgattccgttatcggcccataaacggcccagcagcgatcgccgcatcagcataactcgtcgcgttggatacaacacgacactcccaatgctgatttagcgattaccgacgctcgttgctaactcgcgtAATGGGTACAGGGTGGTGTCAAATTGCCTTGAAGCTGGTACGAGTGATTCATCGTTAGAATATTTCCTGGAACGAAACCATTACTTCACCTTGTTTTCAGTGTACTTCACCGTGTGTCGTGCTTATATTGCGAAACATCTGAAATGCAACACATTTTTACGATTGTCGAGTCAAACGAGACGTATTTAATGTGCTGTGATCCATTTGCATACCAACTATGTGCTCTTCGTGTTAAGACTAGGCCAGTGCAAGGTCCAATCAGATAAATCTCTCGAACTGAGATTATCAGAGGAGCGGCATCTTACTCATGATGGCTATGGTGTCTTATCGAAACTGTGGCCTAACTTTAAGCAGTAACAAACAGTTAGGTCGTTAAATTGGATCAGAATTTTAATCACGTCCTCCAGCTCGTAAAACAAGACATAACATAATGCAGAGTCAAAATGTTGCAAAAATGAATTACTCAAACTGGATAACACTTCCAAACCCTTGTTTACTTAACCTAATATATCCTCTCTCTTATTGTTTACAATCTTTCTTCCTCCCTCCTCCATGCAGTTGTATTGAGCATGTGTTTAGATGAAACGGAAGCGCGTCGAAAGATTCTTCGTGGACGCCGTACCATCAACCGAACATTCAAACGTGagtcacaccacacacacgcacacacgctcttACTTGGTTCAAGTTTAATCATCTTTTCAATTACAGGTGGACCGTTGATTCCAGCATGGGCCATCATTACGATAGTCGCCATCGTGAACCTACTCATCGGCGGTATAGCTTATCTAATATTCCGAAAGGTCGTGCTCAATGCACCGATCGAGAACGTTACCTCGTACACGCCAGCCATGCAGGACGAGTACAGTTCCTGAGCGGTAGAAAACTGTTCtgtaaaacacacaaaaacccttCCCGTAATTTAACGACTCGTCCACAAATTCCGCTCCACCATGGCGCAATTGAATCCTACCGGTAGAATGTAAGCACTTGCCCCAGTTGTCATTAACCTCTGTTCCAGGATTACAAATCAATAAACATCCAGTTCAGTTTCACCAAATTACCGAACCGGTATACTTCCTGTTTTCGAACCTCTGGTAAATGCTCAGTTTCTGGGTAGTGTGTTGTTTGTCATTCAGCTTGCGGTACAGCACATTCCTCACTTCCATTCCTCACCGTAACTTCTCATCTATAATTAAGAGACCGCATTACCATGTCACCTCCAGTCTCCAGGGACACATTTGACTTTGCGTGACCGAAGGCGTTAcggttaggtttttttttattgacatAGGAAATCCCTCAGAACAGAACACATTGCCCCGGCACATTTCGATTGCTGACTCGAAAATCGAAAGCAGACTTTGCGGTAACGTAATCGACCCCGTTTCCATACTTGATTCAAGGGATAGGAACGCTCTCCATCAACGGAACGTCTGGAAAATCAATCTACCCGTCGAACGTTCATCTTCCAATCGTTGGACGAGCGGATCGATCCGTACATCCACTCCAAATTAAATCCACTCACAAGCACGCCAGGTTCCACAGTGCTAGAACACCCGAAACCGTTTGCAATCGAGGATGGTTTCCAAATTCGGTGGGGATACCGGTGAAGtggttcataaattttcaagAGCATCACGCCGGATATGTTCTGTCCCAGTTCCTCTGGACGGCGCTGCACTAATCCATGGTCACGGTCACAAACTGAATCAACTGGGGTACAACGACGGTAGGGTTAACGATTTGTATAAATTTACATAATCCATTTACCCCCTATTCCTAATTTAAATGTTCACTTTCAATCAGCGTCCAACAGGATCGCTCACATGTGTTAGGTGGCAAATCTGAAATACTGGGGACAACAAGTATGTAGCGGGATGAGGCTGTCGGTGCAAAACAGTCCCTATGAACGTTTGCGGTTAAATTTGAACCACTTCAGATATTTTGCAGACCATACTGCAACGTATTTGATTGACATGCACAGTGGGAGAAAATAGATCTTTTTTATTCCATTCGATATTCTTCAACTAACCAATAAATTACTTCGGTAcataatttgtttatttgattaaaaattatatatttttttccttttgctaaAAGTAAGCTTCTGCACACCTTTTTTGTCCATGCAGTCGCAGCTAACTCCCGCTGTGCTGACCATCATTATCATCCACCGCGCTTTAGTAACCCGTTCCcccggtatgtgtgtgtgtgtgtgtgtgtgtgtgttctatcCACAACGCACTCGAAATCCTAGCCATCATCCATCAACGCTTCTGCCGCCGAAATCAGTTCCATTTGGACAGTTCGCGGATAAAAATGTGCCACGGCTAGCGCTCCGTGGGTTTGTCACCAGTCCAGTCTTGGTCAAGTTTTCTCTTTAAAAGTTTAAGTGACTCCACTCCACCATGCATACGCCGGGATCATCAACGTCCGGCTACGCGCTGCTACTGATCGTCCAGGTGGTG from Anopheles stephensi strain Indian chromosome 2, UCI_ANSTEP_V1.0, whole genome shotgun sequence includes the following:
- the LOC118505525 gene encoding uncharacterized protein LOC118505525, producing MHLIKNKAVYFTLMLVVLSMCLDETEARRKILRGRRTINRTFKRGPLIPAWAIITIVAIVNLLIGGIAYLIFRKVVLNAPIENVTSYTPAMQDEYSS